From the genome of Monomorium pharaonis isolate MP-MQ-018 chromosome 1, ASM1337386v2, whole genome shotgun sequence:
ccgcgcaccggaacgctcggtcggactctcgaatgaccgtctctgaatccgcgcaccgggtcagtcggtcggactctcgaagGGCCGGGTCGAACTCTCCGTTTCCCGCCGAAGATGAACAGCCCTCTGAACGCGAAGTGAGGGTGGAAGGGTCCGGATAAGCGCGAGCCCGCCTGATCGCCCGTCtccgttttctttttaagttcGACCGATTGCGGTGGAAGAAACTATTGTCCACTACAATTTTAAGGTTGACTTTATATAGCGAAAATCGGGATctagtaaaaatttgtgtctAGAGACTTACTACTTGTTGAAATGTTTCGTCTGGGGTAATCCAAAATCCCGGTCTCAGGGTACTCGGGTGGTTGTCTGTTGCTCGGAACAAGTCAGTCCGTCAGGGCTGGTGGAACAGGTGAGTGATAGGCCTCACTGGAGTACACAAGTGCACTCACTTCACTTGCGGAACGTTCTTTTTGTTCGGCACTTAGTTTCGTTCCGACTCACACTCAACCAATCGCGAAAAATCTTAGTTCACAGTTTTACGCGACGAAAATTCTCGGACTCGCACTCAATCGAAAGTTAAAAGCGGAAAAAGCTGCTCGCGGTCTTTGGGATCGTGATTTTATACTCAATTTTCCGAAGGGAAGGGTTGAGGTGTAGGCGGTGGCATTCTTGGATTGGTGGGCCCTTTCAAAACCACCAAATTTGGAGCTTGTCTACTGGGAACtcgcgaaattattattttgtagagaCGATCAGCTATTGGCTCATCTCTTCTCGTCTCCGCCCGATTTGGTTTCGGTTTTGAGTGTAGGAGAgggatgtttataatttttactccTCTTATCTTTAGGTCGCTTAAACAAACAagcaagcaaaaaaaaaagggtctTTATGTCTTCCTGTAGGATTTTAGTgagaatatacttttattgatTGAGCGCGGACAGCGTTTTTGctgtgaataataaatttttatagtttccgGCGGTTCCTTGtttgaagattttaatttttattgaatttcaatatttctctttttctttgcttAGCGTCGGGTACCGATCCAGGGCATTGTCAGAGTAACGTTcggtaataaagttattatttattcttcccctttttttttattctagactCGGCATTGCCCCAGACTTCCCGacggaattaaattatatctaacgGTCGCTCTCAAAATAGCTTACAGATGGGGAACTATGCATTTGTttgatgtatttattattcctcaaacaataaaattttaaattgtcgcTATATCTCACGAACTTGTGCGTGACGATAGAGCGATCCTCTGCAAACATCTCTTGCTCTCGGCGACCGTTAGAATACGATTTctcttacttaattattatctttacaaGGACAACGAGAAGAAAAACGTTAAGTCCACCGGACGTAACACTTGCaacaaagtaataaaagaattaaattataataacatagggCATATGCATACGCCgcatagatatataaattatttatacgtatcgcgtgaaataattaattaaaaaaagaaaaaattaattagaacgtttATTTTAGGAGATATAAGAAAATGGTTTAGTTCATTAGTCTTGTCTCGTCGAGATAGcccagtttaaaaaaaaaatcgtctttCTAGGACGCTTAGTTCCCGAGATATTGCCGATTAAAGTAATTTGAACGCGCCAGATCAATTTTGTACGTGCTCGCCTGGCCACGCGCTAGCGCcgacgagcgcgcgcgcgcatgccaCCGGCCGCCGCTCTCGAGTGATACTGCTTTTGTTGTTTACAGTGGTCTTCATGAATTCTTCGAACTTTTTGGAAAGgctactttaattatttaataagacgctgttaaaatttcagaacTGTAGCAACAgtgatttttcaaagaaaaaaaattatctcggcTTCTGAGCAACCTAggaagttcttttttttttaatttaaagaaaaatcccatcttttaaatgcattttacgTCATTTAGatagcgttaatattttaaaaattattttattgttaattaggCTTATTTTTTAGACGTTTATTTGAGGTTACATTTAATTGCATTGCACACATTTCGCAATACTGGTATATGATACTGCAACtttttgaaagaagaaaaggtcTTCCCATTTCCACCCGTCTCTCCTCCGGctgactctctctctctctctctctctctctctctctctctctctctctctctctctctctctctctctctctctctctctctctctctctctctctctctctctctctctctctctctctctctctctctcttgtacTCTGTTTCTCGCCGTtgaaaggaaaggaaataatgacaatttatgagtatttttcaagttatttatataaggataatgaaatgaaaaacaaacaaatatagtaatatacatatcgaacaataaaataaatatttctgtgatgttcaaattttttaacgcacTCTATCGCCTTATATATAGGGTgtgttcggggagacgctattagcgctaccagtatcagtttatccttgttctacgaGTAATATAGAcggactgatgctggtagcgctaatagcgccTCCCCGAACGCACTCATAATCTTTGGTGtactatatttaattctatatagTTTTACATctgggtaaaaaaaaaaataataaaaaaaataaaaaataataaattgcaatactTTTTTGTTGTGGTTACAAAAATTCTTGTATATACATTGGCCTACAAAAAGCTATTTATCAGAATCATCAGAAATTGTGCcatcgattaatttaatttgctcCAAATATGCACATTGCATGCTTCTACTTCCATGGGTGTTACTATATATGGTAGGCCGAATAAACGTAATAGCTCCtgtaaataagtataatatgaaaattgcaaACAACGTAAAGTACATACTATAtgtcatttcttataaattttcaagtatACCTGTGCATCGGTTTTAATTTGGCCAGAAATGTTTATAGGCTGTCTTTCGAATTTGCCAATGTCTCTTGCCAATTCTTCTTGTCCCTGCAATCACAACATtcttatatcaaataaatgaataaataaaaataaaataaaatacaattgtttatCCGTTTATAAAACTTGGCGTTAGTTACCTTCAATTCTTGAAATACTCTACTAGTATTATTTCGTATGAACATCACAGAAGTGCAGTTATTGTTCGATATGtagagatatattttattaaatatatctcgCCGGTGCGGGAGTATATCCTGGTGCGGCCGGTGCAGGAATATATCCTGGTGCGGCCGGTGCGGAAGTATATCCTGGTGCGGCCGGTGCGGGAGTATATCCTGGTGCAGCCGGTGCGGGAGTATATCCTGGTGCGGCCGGTGCGAGAGTATATCCTGGTGCGGGAGTATATCCTGGTGCGGCCGGTGCGAGAGTGTATCCTGGTGCGGCCGGTGCGGGAGTATATCCTGGTGCGACCGGTGCAGGAGTATATCCTGGTGCGACCGGTGCGGGAGTATATCCTGGTGCGGCCGGTGCGGGAGTATATCCTGGTGCGGCCGGTGCGGGAGCATATCCTAGTGCGGCCGGTGCGGTCGGTGCAAAAGTGTATCCTGTGTATCCTGGTGCGGCCGGTGCGGGAGTATATCCTGGTGCGGCCGGTGCGGGAGTATATCCTGTGGGAGTATATTGCACATTTCCAgcttttttcttctccttttGGATTATCTTTCTCATGTTTTTGACTtgctgcaaaaaaatatttaaatatttgcatgtgttttatataataataataataataataataataataataataataataataataataataataataataataataataataataataataataataataataataataataataataatgtgttttatattatttggttattattttacttactttGTGCGTGATTGGCGTTGGCACTGAGTAACGTGTGCCTCTGTATCCTCCCCTACCTCTATACCCTCCTAAGGATTGAGGGTCTGTGTATCTCggcatataataataatcatctgTAGGCATATATCGATTATTTTCTGGAGCGGGTGCACGTTCTTGTGTCGGTACGTCAATATCAATATGTCTCggcatataataatatgtaggCGTATCTCGAGTATTTTCTGGACCAGGCGCACGTTCTCGTGTTGGTGCGTCAATATCAATATGTATCAAATCATCTCTTGATGATACGGGAGTATCTGCCTCTTTTGAGGCAGGCGCCGCAGATGTACTTTTTGGGAGAGCGTCTGGTGTTGTTATacattctgttttttttacagGAATACTTTTGCCAATAACCATGCCTTCACTCCTAGCtgtaacagaaaaataaaaagttataaatctgtaaaaaaaattaggtttTACTTATCCAAATACTATTCTAGTCTTTATTTTGTGGGATTTTTCGgagaatttgttaaatatttaaaaaatgaattatttccAAATATTGGGAACTGaagaaataacatttattttatgttttctgATATCGAGAATTAGTCTAGCGGATTTACATTCAAAAAGTGCCGTTTGgtagaaaaattgataatttgacTTTACGTAAAGCACAGCAATGTGTGTAGATTAGATAGATACATTTGCTACCTAACAAAAGTATGgggttattgcaaaattacgaattgaaatgagaaaaaaagttttttgctTGTAGCTCATAAACTAAAAATGGAATCCAAAAAAAATTGCCACTTTTCGTTTCATACAGCATATTTTATGAACatagatatttatacaatagtGTAGGAAATTCTATATggccatttttttaaattccgtTTTTAGTTTATGAACTACAAGcaaaaaactgctttttcctcatattaattcataattttgcaataacctTACTTTTTCAAGTGACAAATGTACCTATTTAATCTACATACATTGCTGTGCTTTACGCAAAGTCAAatgaaaattatcaatttttctacCAAACGGCCCTTTTTGAATGTAATTCCTCTAGAGTAATTCTCgatcagaaaatataaaataaatgttatcaatTCAGTATATTTCAAGAGTGCCGAAGAGGCCATGATATTAGGTTAATTTGTGTTTTGTGGAACACGTGGAATTCAATACTTTCAAGAGCAGTGCTGATAAACACTGACTACaatcccatacagcacaagatattttatgaacattctaaaatattctatgGAATTTctagatattttatacatattatagatattatgttttgtgtgtataaataaaattcagtaTCATCAAGATCGGTTTGTTGCttgaaatcaaaatttttcataaatattctttccgttgaaaattgaaaacgcaaTTCCACGTGTTCGACAACGCACAAATTAACCTAATATCATGGCCTTTCCGGCACCTCGACCCCGCTCGTTCGAATACACGTAAGCACCAGATAATTAcgcaataattacatttacttaCATTTCCTTGTCTTCCGTAGTCCTTCTTTTTCCTGCTCTCCCCCCATCGCTCGCTCCTGTTCTCTGGTTTTCTCGAAGCTTTACCGGTGACCACGCCACTGCACACCACTACACTCGCGCATGAATTTCAGCTCGTGCCGAACGAAGCAAGatccctctcccctctcctTCACGGAACAGTCACGTTGGCCACACACTAAAGCGTGAGCTTATGTACGTATGCGCTATACCCTGTACTCACTAAGGCTACCCAATAAGAACTATGCTTTTTCAAACTAACTGTTGCTATTGGACATCGCGCATCGCGCGCGACGTAAATTAAGCGACGTCACGCCAGGGCCGACGCAACGGTGCTACCTAAATTAGGCCGAAGGCTGAGAATGAGACGTAGGTGTCgcagtcgtagtcgtagggtaAGGCAGAGAAAAACATAAGTCGTACATGTTGTAGTATACCAGTGCTTGAgcctagttgcccttttcgagccgattcccgccgcctcctatgcccccactaccgcgtgcggccttgacggccgagccgccgatctcgcccatacgctttgtctcaggagcagctctgtataagaaatagtgccctgcaccacaaaattcattaaaattactttaagtaaataatttttgtttttataaacaaaaaagtactaacttttttattactaatttattttatgtagtataacaatatgtaaaaacataatatgtaaattagaattttgacaatagttttcCACATTACTCGTGAGATACTATTAttgatgcgtttttttttaagtttccccagtaggcctaatccactaaaagataaaatataatatacagtttggcagaaaaacaaaattttatatattataagatatataaaaacgacaggaaaattagaagaatgccaagctatatattatatttaattttttaatggattaggcctactgagaaaaccacttaaaaaaaagcatcaataataatacctcacgggtgatgtggaaattaaactattgtcaaaattctaatttatatattatgtttttacatattgttatactacatataaaataaattagtaataaaaaagttagtacttttttgtttataaaaacaaaaattatttacttagagtaattttaatgaattttgtggtgcagggcactatttcttatacagagctgctcctgagacaaagcgtacgggcgagatcggcggctcggccgtcaagaccgcgcgcggtagtgggggcataggaggcggcgcgttcgggaatcgactcgaaaagggcaactaggcTCAAGCACTGTAGTATATTATTCTAGACACTAGAATAGTAGTATATTACGACTTACGTTTTCCTCTGCCATTGGGCCAAAGCACAAAACATGACGTAATGAAAGACAGTCGTTAGTGCGACAAGCTTGTGCGTCGTCTACGTCTACGACTACGACTGTCTTAATCATTACGCCATGTTTTGTGCTTTAGCCCTtaccctacgactacgactacgacacctacgtctcgttctctgccttcGGCCTTACACTGACGCAATGTTTATGGatacgttccgtttcacgcatgatacgcatAATGCttcgttcatccttgttgtttgtcaaacgttaaacaaggatgaacaatgcattatgcgcatcatgcgttgaaacggaacgcagtctatgattttcatttttactatgttctactacattaaaaaatataaaaaaatatatgcaataagTCTGGAGTACAGAGTGGGAGCGGGAAAGTCTCGCGACGCGAGACTTTCCCGCTCCCACCCACTCTCACTCCCCGCTACCACTCTGTACTCCAGACTTTATTGCTGAAAATATTCGACAATATACACTCGTGTGAACTTGATATcccattttcataaaatttatatgttattacataataagatATTACTTCGTTTGTAGTGgtttatggtaaaaataagattatttgtaGTTCAAATGATgagaaattgcaaaaaatagtCGTCATTCCacttattgataaaaatataatcaatcgTTTCTTGAAATTACGGAATCGTTGTTTGTAGTGATTCCTATCGTTTATAATTGGATAATTCAAAAGTGTcgtttctctctcgttttgcaaaaattataactttcgAATCATCAAACTACTACAAACgattttgttttaacaaatgcaataatatttcgATTTTGGGTGTGTTCaaggagacgctattagcgctatcagcatcagtttatccttgttctacttttaatgagtaatgaagatggactgatactggtagcgctaatagcgtctccccgaacgcaccctttATCTCAAAGTGAGGtaaaatctgttttataaTAAGGGTTTAGCAGAATAAGTATGTAAAATCTATTCCCCTCATACCAAACCGAAGTTGATGTCATaggttgattaaatttttttgttaaaagacGATCATTCTGATATAACATTcgtcttttttcatttttttaagttatgcTAGGGGAAAGcgaaatcgaaaaaaaaaacagctaaACCgactgtgataaaaaaatatatgttatgcagaccgataaaattaatttttaaaaaattaaaaaattaaaaaattttcaacgaAGAAATATTAgtagatttaatttacattaacgAAATCATTGTAGATGTGAAGAATGGATATACATACATTGGTAGCCGTGAATGTACTATGTAGTACTGACTATTAGACAtgccaatattataatacaaaattaattcaaacaaAATCATGTCGAATGTAGTGaaagaataatttcataataaaaaatttgtaaaaattttaaatattttaaatattacttcaaAACACCAGGTGTCTGCGTTATGAAAATCATTAGTTGTttgtaaaatgaataaattatcttaatatattaccttattctattaatttatacacaaCGGCAATAAACTTTTAGTACGTGCAAGCGTaatgttgtaataatattaaaaaaatttcattttagatctaagaataaaaatatttcacaactGTTTCTTCAAAATATATGATCGTAAATTTGGACATGTCGTGCGACTGGGACGTATacttttttatgcatttattaaaattgtacaatattcACGCGTATTTCTgcgtttatatacatattgtttatatagatTAGTGTGAAACGTTTttgaaaatgatttataaaacaCGCATATTTATCATGTTAtcctaaataaaaatgtaattgtacaATTGCCGTACACATATTCATATGTTGTAGCTATTGCTTGTAAATGATCGTATCTTTttgtaaagtataataaaaatagttttcgagaaaaacacATATACgctgtttaatttaaacttgaaaattatatttttataaaaatgttgctAATGTTACTAATGTTGCAATATAATCGTcacaatattgataaaaattgcattcgGATTTTAATACATACATCTTAGCTGTCCGGATAATGAaacgtacatatacatatatgtacgaaaatgtttgcaattaaaacaataagaattaatatttattgaagtaataaatatgtaattcgtaacatatttattacttcaattcttatttttttcaatttgttgaAAACAGATaccggtttttttttaatttttataacgtcaagtataattctaataatatagGCCTCGTTTACAATACATGAAGTAAGCATTGAGTAAAACTAGGCGTAAGAGAGTTATTGCAACGTAAGAAAGCTGGCGTAAGGGCGTAagcgaaataattttcatttttttacttctacTCCTGCTTTTTTTAACGCTCGGCCAATCACAACGCATAAGGAAATACGTCTACTCTTACTGCTTACTCCGTGTATTATAGACGAGGCCTAAATgtagatacaaaaaaaatgtgttaaaaaacgatttgaaaaagaattagcTTTCTATAGAATGCAGTTGTAAGAGTTATCTCTTTACGAACGCGCGACACATACGCGAACACATATACCAATTGATACAGCGTGCAGCGGTGGCGGCAAGACTCGCGCAGGATTCGCGCTCCGCGGTGCGCGGAAGGCTATGTGACAGAGAGAGAGTACCCTAATGGAGAGACAGTAGAGCAAGAAGGACGGTTTACTGAGGCGCCGTACGAAACAGTCGAACAGTCGAACGAGACGTGACAAGCGTGAACACGTTGCAACGTACTCAACGAAACGATTTAGTTGTGTAGAGGATTATAGAGTGTGTTAAATATTCGACTCGATTATTTATAACGTGTAAAATGGTGATGTCCCGTTCTAAGAGACCTTTTGCCTCTGTACCCAGACTGTCCCGGAAGAACGGATGGGCTAAAAGGTAtgtaaatatcatataatatatgtaactaaGAAGA
Proteins encoded in this window:
- the LOC118646507 gene encoding extensin-like, with amino-acid sequence MGGEQEKEGLRKTRKSRSEGMVIGKSIPVKKTECITTPDALPKSTSAAPASKEADTPVSSRDDLIHIDIDAPTRERAPGPENTRDTPTYYYMPRHIDIDVPTQERAPAPENNRYMPTDDYYYMPRYTDPQSLGGYRGRGGYRGTRYSVPTPITHKQVKNMRKIIQKEKKKAGNVQYTPTGYTPAPAAPGYTPAPAAPGYTGYTFAPTAPAALGYAPAPAAPGYTPAPAAPGYTPAPVAPGYTPAPVAPGYTPAPAAPGYTLAPAAPGYTPAPGYTLAPAAPGYTPAPAAPGYTPAPAAPGYTSAPAAPGYIPAPAAPGYTPAPARYI